In the Uranotaenia lowii strain MFRU-FL chromosome 1, ASM2978415v1, whole genome shotgun sequence genome, AAATTCTATTTCGATCATCAAATGTTCGCTACTTCCAATTGTTTCTTGTAGAGTACGCCACTCAACGGAGTTGAAAAGATGATTTGAGCACATTGATAGGTCAATTGCAGttggtttttttcttgtatCGAGTGGTAGAAAAGTTTTAGCTCCATTGTTAAGTAGTATACAATTTGAGTCGTTAATAGCATCTAGCAAAGTCGCTCCTTTTTTGTCGCTCCAGTCATTGCCCCAAGCAACGTGGTGGCAATTCATATCTCCTCCTACTAACACCCTTCTGTGTGAACGAAGTTTCGTGAATAGTAAATTTGTGAAGTTTTCGATTTCCGAACTTGTTGTCGATGGAGCCATATACAGTGCGACTATGACAAGATTCTCCCGTAATAGTTTTAAGGCTATTAATTGAATATTATTGGATTGATGTGAAATATTCAAGTTTTGGTATGATATGCCATTACGAATGTAGACACCCACACCTCCATATCCGTCATCGCGAGAACATAGTATCTTTTGAAAACCGCTGATATTATATAACCTGGTATTTTCTTCCGCACATTTAGTCCAGGTTTCCGAAAAAATGCCAAGACTGTATTTCCCTTTATTTAGTGTTCTAAGTAtttcatctttattttttcCTAGACTCTGTACGTTCGACTGTAGTATTTTCATTAGGTTatacgttttgtttttatttatttgtgtaAGTATATAATTGCTTCATTTCTATTCTGTAACCTGTAGACTTTTTGGATCTAACTTACCTTTATCGATGAGGGTTGatacaaactttgaaaaatgttcctCTCGGTTCCGTGATTCATCCACCAGCGTTTTCTTGATTCCTCCtgtttgtttcaatgtagatgGCTCCTGTAGATAGTTTTGATGTGCTTTCCGGAATTCTTCCTTCCACTTTTCGGCACTAGACGTCCGGTATTTGTTGAAGAGTGCTGTACCGTCGTGTTGCTCGTTGGTTTTTGCTTTCTTGTCCCTAAGCAGTATTACGTCTTCACTGATGATGGATTTTTCCGGAACTGTTTCCCTCTTTCTTCGCATAATTGTTGGCTTGTTGTACTGATATCTACCCGCGGTCATTTCGGCATACGATGCCGATTCCGCTGGTGTTGGGTCCTGGCTGGCACCAACCAAAGCTTCGTAGTAGTTGTTTGTTTGGATGGGGAACTGCTCTTCGGCTTCCAGGGCGGTGAGATTTGTTCTTGCGAGAATCGCTTGTATGTTGTTTTGTCTGGTGCGTTCCGGACATGTGATGTCAGTGGTCGCGTGCTTTTTACGGCAATATAGACAACGGACCTCAACTTGCAGCTATGATAGTCCTCCTCTTTTTCGTGACTTCTCGTGCACTTCGAACACCGTTTTCTGCCTCGGCAGTTCTCAGTTTTGTGCCCGTATCTAAGACACGAACCACATATATTTGTTTTACGAAAGAACGTCTTTACCTTTAGCGTGCAGCAGAAGAGTTTGACTGATTCTGGCAGTTTGGCAGCTCTGAATGTAATGCTTATTCGCTCGGTTGGTATATCTTTTTCTTCGATGCGTCTTTTCATTCGGTAGATTTGCAAAACCGGGTACTCCGCTTGTAAACCGTCCTCAATTTCTGCGTCGGATATGTCCAGAGGGACATCTGATATAACTCCCGTAACTGAGATGAGGTGTCTGGGTATATACGcacgataatttttttcgatgaaattcTGGTCGTAGGTCAATTTATTCGCAAGTTGGTAGCTGTTCATATACACAAGCACTTTATTCCAGCCAATGGTTTTGAGGTCAATTATGTGCGTTCTGTACATCGGCATTTTCCGTAGCGTGTTTGCGAGGGACAATTTATTAATACGAATTGATCCTCCTTTGGTGTCGCTTACTTCAACTATTACACGATACGGCCCCTGGTCGTTTCTTTCATAATAGTAATCAATCTTCTTTTCCTTCTGTACGCTCTTCCTAGAATCGCTTGTTGTAGGCACTTGAGTGAGGTTTGGATCGTTGCAATCCATATTGGTGTCACCACCCTTCGGTGGTGGTTTTTCGTTTACACTTAGCATGATCACTTTTCACCTTATATGGCGGCCATTTTAATCTTCACGACTTTGCCACACATTTCGTTATCTAACCTCACTTTACACAATATACTGGCGTCTCTTTCGCCTTTCGGCGttttcgatttaaaaactgTGATATCACTAATAGTTTCTATATTAAACACTTCTTCCTCACAACGAAAATACTTTTAAACTTATAACTTCCTTTTTGGATCACCGCACGTCGCTAATTCGATAAAAAACACTTCGACTAAATTTCCAATGCATCCGAGCTGTACGCGTTTTTGCAAAAGAATGAATATGGCATCCAAATTATGCCTTCCATGCGCTCCCAGACCGACATACACAGTATAGGCACTGGTATAGGTATGACAGCCATACTCAACAAACGATTTtgagcaatcgctagcacaactgacctTTCCAGTCTCTAGCCAACAATCAAGTCAGGTGATCTCGAAAAGAAGTGGGGTGAATAAGCCATTGATGcgtaaaatcccggaaaaaagtaATCTCAAAAACCATAGTTCTGGGTTTCCTTCGCAAAGCCAAACTTCTACAATCTACAATCTGAACCAAAATTTACCACCAATGACCCTAAAGGGTTAAACACCATTTCCATCGAAGAAGAATGACCTGaatgggttaaactcctatcaaaaaccaaaaaaagtaaTCTTGAAATGAATCCTGAAAACGGGCCATCCAGGATTCCCCGTTTTTCAAGGACGCCTGAATGTAATTTCAGAAGCAAATCTTGCCATTCTGAGTCAAAATCTTCCCCCTAACATTCTACACTTGACAAAATTATCGTGCAATCATACTCACATATTCGTTCCGGATTCGGACGTTCCAGTTGACGGTCGCTTCCAGATGTTCGATCGTTTCCTCGTCCGAGATGGGGAAATTGAACCCACTAACGACACCCCGCTGGTGGACCTGGTTGATCATGGGCGGCCTGCCAGTTTTTTCCTCCTCTTCGTCGTCTTCGATGTACTCCACCTGTTCCATATTTGGATCTTGACAGTGTATCACCAGCGGTGATGATGAtggtttttcgtttcgtttttgttttgctttcgcTGGGTCTAATCTCGTATCGGTATTGTACCTTTCTTGGACGTTAGACAAGTTCATACACACGTTTTGTTCCTCTTCATGTGCATCTTCCAATGAAGATTCTTCAGCTGCCTCAGCCTTTACCAGATGGCAGCGTGGTTTATCTGAAAGATAGGgatactgttaaaaaaaaaactcttatatTTTATTGTTCAGTGAAAGATTCTTTTGGAGAAGGTTGTCATCTAAGTAAtacaaaatgatatattttagaacacaaatgTTGGTAGAACAGAATGAAGCAGAAATCATTCAGTAGTATTTAAAAAGCTAgtgtttaaacaaaaaataacaattcgtTCCACTTGACAAGACCGTTATTGGCATCACATCATATGCGTGTACACTCAGTATATTCTAAAGTAACTTTTTGGTAGATATCACATCATCAGTAAACTAGTAGTTCAGGCGgatctgaaaataaaacaaagtttatcatttaatACGGTCTTCATTGCAGTTCTTGAGAACTTtcctaaatattttaataatataatattttgaagtcGAAACAGCCAAGTAATCTTAACTCAGGATATAGATAAGATACATTTTCTACTACACTCacctgtttcttttttttttgcaaatgcaTAACGGGACGAATATTGTAATCATTGTTATTTTGCAAAGTTCTTAGAAAATGAGAACCAGTACTAAGCAATACTTTGTGTCTATTGAAGACGGTTATCCAGCTTATTTCCTCAAATTCTTCCGACATGTCCTGTTTCTGTGCTTCAAAATGTATAGACGCGATCGTTTGCGTGAGTTGATAGATTTGATAATCTTACTGAGAGACTCCCTAAGCAGATAAATGTTCATTCCGTCGAACTTCCACGCTTCCAGCATACATTCGACAAAAATGGAATAATTTTTCATTGCTTTTCTTTTGTAGGGACTGACTGCGATACCGGAAAAGTTGTAACCGTACATGGCTTCGTCTTCAAACAGCCGATGAAATACACTGAACAGATCGATGCCTGGTGGCTTTTTCAGTCGAAGAACATTAATCTGCAAACATTCAAGCTTCAAGTTAGCTTCCACAGTTCTCGCTTCGAATAAGGTATAGTTCAGGTACTTACGTATTCGTTGCGAATCTGTTGATTAGAATTGACGGAAGCCTCCAGTTTTTCCACCGTTTTTTCGTCAACGATTGGAAAAGTAAATCCCGTTATGTTATCGCTTTGAAAGTTGAGAACATCGTTTGTGGAGAATATAGTAGGTCTTCACTATCCTCATTGTATTCCACCTTGATGTGACTTGGATCTATTATTGGTATCTTCTCCACAGAAcctggaaaaataataaatcaagaCCCTTAGTTGATTAGTTTGTGATATAAGGGTTTGTCGGAGAATGATTCTTAGTGTTCTGTAGAATGAGCAATAAAAATGtagatattttattaattagttGTAGGTACACTAGAAAATGTTGAGAAATCATATCACAAACTGTAGCACagcgaatttcaaatttttcttcccATTGTAGAACAcagccttttgaaagttttcacTTATATTGGAATAGATAGCGAAGCTTTTGCCGTTTAGTACCGCTTGCCAACGACGGTGTTCCGTAGTTTTCTACTGATGACCATGACCACCGCTCGGAGGGCATTGTTCAATGCCGCACTATCAACTCCCATTGCAGACCATGCCTCTGGAAGGGGAAGAAGTTGGAGTTACTGAAGTAAGTTAATGAGACCAATTTGCCAACCTACCCAACATACAGCCTTGGAAAATTTCGTAATTAACCATCGCCTTGCGTGAAGCTTGTTTGAAGTACGGTTGCCGATCGGTTGACAAGCAGTAGTTTTGCAGCGCTCGATTAGTGAATATGCGTTTGGACACAATGTCGTAGATCCGTTGGGCATCCGAGCGGCGTGACATCTGAGATCGCAACAAATTAACGTAAGCCTGACGAACGGGCCAACTGCTGCGGACGGCCAGTTCCAACTTTTCTACCGTGGCCTCATCCACGATGGGAAAACTAAATCCAGCAATATTAATACGTGACGCGGCATAGGTTGGTACCGGGCTTGCTGGGCGATCGTGGTCCGGAGAAGAGGGTTGAGTTTTCGAAAGCAGCTTATCTTGACTCACCAAACGAATCGAAGctagaattgaagaaaaaactatTAGAAGTAATAACAAATAAGCTTTGCTGTTTGGGTAATttccagaaaatacaaaaattggtaaatgaacattaaaaatctagttaaaattttattttctgccCTTGTAGGtaaaacgaaaaataacgttcttatttttcaggaaaagttaaataaaactaggtaaataaataaattgcatCGAAATCCAGTTAGCATGGCGGGATAAATTAAATGTATAGATTGCTTTCGTTATTTTGGGCTATTGCTAGTCCCGTGCTTCATGACTGTATgtcggaaaaatttgaaaacattgttccaacgttttgaaaaattttccgtCGAAAGTTGAACAGTTTAGCTCGCTTTCGCCCATCCGCTCGTTTGATGACGATGTTGATGCTCTCTTGAAGGCTGTCCACATTGACACCATCTTCGGCCCACGCTTCTGTTTGGTGGTACAAGaaggcaaagaaaaaaaagcatctGTAAGCAATTGATTTCTTTTACGCGAAAGATGAGTTGTGGACAAAAACCTAGCATGCAGTCGTGGAATATCTGGTAGTCCCGCATTGCTCGGCGTTCCTTTCGTCCGGTGCCATTGTAGTTATACAACTCCAAAGCTGTATCGGAGAACAGGACAGGGAACGCTTTGGGGATGTCTTTCGTTTGCTCTTTCACTCGACGCAGATAATCCACCTGAGGACGATAGTTAAAAAATTAGTCTTTCccataaattgagaataataAGTACTTACATATTGTTTCCGAACATTGGGAAACATGCGCACTGATACTTCGAGTCGTTCAATGGTGTCTGCATCTGGGATTGGGAAGGCGAAATTGTCGACTCCTTGTTGGGCTGTCTGCTTGAACAATTGGATCCGTTTGAACACTGCAACGGAATTGATATGGATTAGAATAGGATGGATACATTTTACTTTAgagaaaaaacaattgaaacaaCTGTTAAAAGCTTCGCAATACAATGAGTTTTACGTGTAGTTTactaaataacaattttattgaaggtTTCTATCGTTGCCCTATTGTTTCTTGTTTTGTGGGGTTCCAAGCCATATCGTCCGTGGTTCGAatatttgctgttcctcttcTAGCCTTTTAGTAGCCCGGTACAATCGTTTCGAATAGCGATAGCGAGTTTTCCTTACAGCATCACCGACAATGGTCACCATCTGCTCGTGAGTGAACTCAGGCCACGCAACTAGAAATAGCGAATCATATCGAAATATCGAAAAAGATTAGCAAACTAAAAAGCTATCTAACTATTTTAAAGCGACTGACAGATCAGCTTTCATTCTACATGACAAAATAGAGGCTGCTCACATCTCTTTAAAATATTAACTTATTCACTAAACAACACATTTTCATCCTAAGGCTTCTGGCTTCGTATCGATCACATCGATGACGCTGTGTAGCAGTCCGCGGCGCCATTTATTCTCACGATAGCGTTTGACGCGTTCGCGATTTCTGGCTCCCGTTACAGCGGCGCGAATATTTTTCTGTAGCTCATCGTTCTGCATTTCTGGCCAGGCTTCTGCGGAGAGAAGACAGATAAAATTGTGGCATGCAGAATACACAAGAATTTTGAACAGCCTCtgattcatcatttcaaatATAACAAATGAAAAAACCTTAATACGAAACAATCCAAAATTCAACATACCAAGCATACAGTCGATGAAAATAGCATACATCTTGAGAGGCCTCTTCTGGCGTATTTTGCCCTGGGTACCATTGAAGTTGTATCCGTCCAGTGATTGATCTTTGAAAAGCAATTTCATCATATCGGGTATGTCCATGACAGTTGTTCTTTTGTCTCGCAGGAAGTTAACCTGTTGATGGGAATCGGGAAAACATTCTCCATTAGTtgataaaaactgttaaaaattgataattattttatttgggCACGTGTTCAAAgtgataaagttttaaaattccgAAAACTGCCTGATCAGGTTACTCAGATGTGTCTTAGCTAATATCAAGTTGTTTGCTAACAGTGGCGACATTGTATAGTGCAATGGTTTGTTGCGGTACTAAACATTGGTGTCTTGGCTACAAATTAAGGCTTCTGCatatcatttcaattttttatatggtcttttgagtcaaattttgaaaatcaaagctaAACGATTCAACAGCGAAACTCATCATTTCAGCCCACAtgatgaattcaatttttttgtataggttcgaaaatttcaattttttttttgtggcgtttaaatagctgtgAGAAGCTGACGCTAggttcgaaaatttcaaaatttcaaactaaattggTTTCCACATGTCGTCTAGTATAAAAAGTGGTTCACTTACATATTGATTCCACACGATAGTGCTCTCTCGAACGGCCGTTTCAAGGCACTCGATTTCGTCGGCCGTTTCGAGCGGAAAGCTGAATCCATCAACGCCGGAGCCGCGCTGCTCGCTTAAGGCTGTCAATCGGGCTGGCATTTGCGGGAAAAAGGTGGATCCGTGGGGTGGCATAACCTCGCCTCGATGATGGAAAGAGGGccctacaaaaaaaatcgttacaaaacaaaatataattaaaatgattgttctgttgaattttttaaaataaaaaaaaaatacaagtgaCCCAATGTTGGTTGctaatatttattatttgtaCGATTTTAACGTTTGGACAGTCTTGCTGTATTAATGTCATCCTGTACATTTGCCGATTTTTGACTTCGACCTAGACGAACGTAATTCCGaacatgaattcgttttatcaGACGTTTCATTATGTTCGGTAAAGTCGAAGGATCGATATCAGAGTGGTCGCCCCAGGCCtctggaaacaaaataaaatgaattagaCTTAAAAAACATATCAAATACATAAATTCATCCATCAGCTTACCAATCATACAGGCTCCGAAAACCATGAAATCACGCAAAGCTCGACGTTTTCTACCGTCTGCAGAAAATTTGGTAGTCGAATAGCAGAAATAGGGAAATATAGCGGAGTCATCGCAAATTCGACCAAAAACCTTTCCATCGCTCAGTGCTTCGTCGACCGTTTTGATACGTCGGAGATAACTGACCTGTtagagaaaatttgaattattgatATTGGTATAGGTAATGAAATTGGTAAGATATTTTATCCCACAGAGAATGATCGTCGACTTACGAATTTTTTTCTGGTGCGTGGGTTTTTCCTAACTGCGTACTCTAAATCGTCCAATACATCCGGATCGCTGATGGGGAACGTGTAGCTGTTAATTAATTTCCTAACATCGGATCTTTCATATTCGGACCAAAACGTCGGCGACATCCGATTCGATGAATCTTTTCGAGCAGCATttccaaaatagaaaaaaagaacaaaatatttaatcgtACGTTAGGTGACATATATCAGACAAAACTGTAAATCGTTCTAAGTTTCTAAAAAGTTATAAACGatagttttaaaaacatttttttatttcacctaACTTGTGTCTGAAATCGTCAAATCTGAGATTagagatgaaaagtttttcattacTTAAACTGATAACATTCGAAAGTTAAAACGATAACCTAGACACTTAATAGcgtaaattatatttttttccgacATTTCAGTCAGTTCGGCTTTTGATGTCATCTTTCAGAGGATCTCGAAATTTTCCACCAAACTATTGATTCTCGCTTTACGACGTCGCTTGGAATGCTGCACATTGCGTCTGTTATTGATCTTTTCGATAGCTCGCTTCATCTTCGACGCAAGACGTTCCGAGTTGAGCCCTGGCCAAGCCTCTGGAAGAATACACAATAAAAACCATATCGTTTGAATGttgagaaaagaaaatagattaTTGTCAATTGTTTTCAGTTCTCACCAAGCATACAGAAAGTAAAAATCTGGTAATTCTTCATGGCTTTTTTGGGAAACCGATGACTGGATATTCCGTTCCAATTGTAGTTTACCATGGAAGCGTCCGTGAAGAACAAACTAAATCCATCGACGAGGTCAACCGCTGGTGGTTTCTTTGTCGCTAGATAATCGATCTGTAAATATATCATTAGGTACATTGTACGAACAAGGGCTGGTTCATCGTTTGAAACTTACGTATTTTTGTTTCAGCAGCCGGTCGTTGCGAACGGATTGTTCAAGTCGTTCAATATCTCTCTCGTCATTGAGGGGAAAATCGAAACCTTCTACGCGGACCTTCACCTTATCATTAGCCCCCGGGTAGCACTTAAAGGCCTCGGCAAGCTGTTTGTTGAGCAAATTAGTTCCTCGTTTGTCAATTCGATGCGACGGTGTTGCACGCTGTGATGGGATGCCTCTCGCTAATAACTTATAATCGGCTGTGGAATAAATACGAGAAAAAATGTAGtagtgtttttcatttttgtcgtaacaaagttaattgaaaataatacttttttagAAACGTTATAatatatttgaaatgttttgctcAAAAagtcaagagatttttttcactttttggacGGCTCGTGCTGTATTCCAGGTGAATGATAAAGCATGGGTAGAGGGAGAACATTTCTTTCTCCATTAAACAAATTAGCTTTTGCATGTCACTTTGCAGTTTCAAACGAGCATCTGCAAAAAAGATGATTTGGATATTAAGCGTTCAAAAGTTTCACTACTTATAGTAAAACGAATGACTTAAgtctttttgcctttttgtccCAAAAACTCAcattaaatgaatgaaaatgtttcATAAAAATGTGTTTCACAAAAATGTGTGTCTTTTGggaggcattttacaagaaAGCCAATCAATACGGATACTCACCAAGCATGTACTACTGGTACAAACATCAATAAAGCCTTTTTTTAACtccttgatttttgatttccctTTGCATATCGATTATATAGGCACAAATAATCAATCTAAAGAAGagagaacacaaaattgttagaaaaatgtCGAAATGGAAGTCAATTGAATCTAATATAAAGCATGATAGAAACGCAATTCTACTTCTATTAGATCTAGACATTTCAAATAAATCACCAACAGCAGTATTTCATTGCTCACCAGATGATCGCCATCAGAGTAAAGTCATACATGTTGATGGGACGTTTCTAAGCCAGTAGGACTAGCTGCTGGAACAGCATCAGAAATCGATAGAAGTTAATCCGGTCCTGTAGTCCAAGCTCATTCAAAAGCGCAAACAAAGTAATGTTTGTAAATTCCATGCTATAGTTCGGGGAACCAGGGCTTGTTGACGggtattttcttgaaaatagtcGAGAAAATTGTACAGAGTTAAAATTGAACAGAGTTAAAATTGAACAGTGTTAAAATTGAACAGAGTTAAAATTGAACAGAGTTAAAATTGAAAGATAAGATTtgcgttttcaataaaattaaagcgtttttttttcatacttggATACCACATAAGattgtctttttttgtatttattagtgacactttta is a window encoding:
- the LOC129746293 gene encoding uncharacterized protein LOC129746293, with translation MLDARLKLQSDMQKLICLMEKEMFSLYPCFIIHLEYSTSRPKTDYKLLARGIPSQRATPSHRIDKRGTNLLNKQLAEAFKCYPGANDKVKVRVEGFDFPLNDERDIERLEQSVRNDRLLKQKYIDYLATKKPPAVDLVDGFSLFFTDASMVNYNWNGISSHRFPKKAMKNYQIFTFCMLEAWPGLNSERLASKMKRAIEKINNRRNVQHSKRRRKARINSLVENFEIL